The following proteins are encoded in a genomic region of Oceanisphaera profunda:
- a CDS encoding glycine zipper 2TM domain-containing protein — MISSKKIATVALASTLLFGLTACGNMSERDRNTAIGAGAGGVAGSVLTGGSTAGTVGGAVVGGIIGNQVKK, encoded by the coding sequence ATGATTAGCAGTAAGAAAATAGCGACAGTTGCATTGGCTTCTACATTACTGTTTGGCTTAACTGCGTGCGGTAATATGTCAGAGCGCGATCGTAACACGGCCATTGGTGCCGGTGCCGGTGGTGTAGCAGGCTCAGTATTAACCGGCGGTAGCACGGCCGGTACCGTAGGTGGCGCCGTAGTGGGCGGTATTATCGGTAACCAAGTGAAAAAATAA
- a CDS encoding methyl-accepting chemotaxis protein, giving the protein MLMNSKLKRELSHCRQQYDLAKAEQQAIRTHMAVIEFTPQGEILDANNGFLAVVGYSLTEVQGAHHQMFCDPQLVNSAKYREFWQRLGQGQSQSGAFARLNRQGDVIWLEATYFPVLDEQGTVVKILKIASDITAKQHRLDAQQAVLSALHLSMAVIEFSVDGNIISANDNFLAAVGYRLEQLTNQHHRIFCDEEFYQQHPNFWRELASGDHKSGQFKRLDASGREVWLEATYNPILDDSGKVMRVVKFASEITDQIAQAQRVRQASEMASVTAIQTASIAERGAESLLASVHTSSRVSGDLEQAIDVINRLNEQARSIEEIVATISSVADQTNLLALNAAIEAARAGEQGRGFAVVADEVRQLAGRTSKATAEIGQVVQQNRELTARVSAAIVDVASVAEQGKQQVLDVESIMAEIHQSALAVQEAVAELN; this is encoded by the coding sequence ATGCTCATGAATAGCAAGCTCAAGCGGGAGCTTTCCCATTGTCGTCAACAATATGATCTGGCAAAAGCAGAGCAACAGGCTATTCGCACTCATATGGCGGTGATCGAATTTACCCCCCAGGGTGAAATCCTGGATGCCAATAACGGCTTTTTGGCAGTGGTAGGCTATAGCCTAACTGAGGTCCAGGGAGCACATCATCAGATGTTCTGTGATCCCCAACTAGTGAACAGTGCCAAATACCGAGAATTCTGGCAACGGCTGGGGCAAGGGCAGTCTCAAAGCGGTGCATTTGCGCGTCTCAATCGCCAAGGTGACGTTATTTGGCTGGAAGCAACTTATTTCCCGGTACTGGATGAACAGGGGACAGTGGTCAAAATATTGAAAATAGCCAGCGATATCACCGCAAAGCAGCATAGGCTCGATGCTCAGCAAGCGGTGTTGAGTGCGCTGCATCTTTCTATGGCTGTGATTGAGTTTTCTGTTGATGGCAATATTATTAGTGCCAATGATAACTTTCTGGCCGCAGTAGGTTACCGGCTTGAACAGCTGACCAATCAGCATCATAGGATATTCTGCGATGAGGAATTCTATCAGCAGCATCCCAACTTCTGGCGGGAGCTGGCGTCAGGAGATCACAAGTCAGGACAGTTTAAGCGGCTCGATGCATCGGGCCGCGAAGTCTGGTTAGAGGCTACCTACAATCCCATTCTGGATGATAGCGGCAAGGTGATGCGTGTGGTCAAATTCGCCAGCGAAATTACCGATCAAATCGCTCAGGCGCAGCGAGTGCGACAGGCTTCAGAGATGGCCAGCGTAACGGCAATACAGACGGCCAGCATCGCCGAGCGGGGCGCCGAATCCTTATTAGCGTCGGTCCATACCTCATCTCGGGTATCTGGGGATCTCGAGCAGGCGATAGATGTTATTAACCGGCTCAATGAGCAGGCCCGAAGCATAGAAGAGATAGTCGCTACTATTAGCAGCGTAGCGGATCAGACTAACCTGTTAGCGTTGAATGCGGCCATTGAAGCGGCCCGCGCCGGAGAGCAAGGCCGCGGCTTTGCGGTGGTCGCCGATGAAGTCAGACAGTTGGCTGGACGAACCAGCAAGGCAACGGCAGAAATTGGTCAGGTTGTACAACAAAATCGCGAGTTGACGGCAAGGGTATCTGCGGCAATCGTAGATGTAGCTAGTGTGGCGGAGCAAGGTAAACAACAAGTACTGGATGTTGAAAGTATAATGGCTGAGATTCATCAAAGTGCACTGGCGGTTCAAGAAGCGGTAGCCGAGCTGAATTAA
- a CDS encoding valine--tRNA ligase produces MEKTFNPTAIEQAMYQQWENKGYFKPHGDTSKPAYSIMIPPPNVTGSLHMGHAFQDTIMDTLIRYQRMQGKNTLWQVGTDHAGIATQMVVERKIAAEEDKTRHDYGREAFIEKIWDWKKESGGTITQQLRRLGTSVDWERERFTMDDGLSNAVKEVFVQLYEEDLIYRGKRLVNWDPKLNTAISDLEVENREMKGHMWHFRYPLADGATTADGKDYLVVATTRPETMLGDTAVAVNPKDPRYQSLIGKFIDLPLVGRRIAIVGDDHADMEKGTGCVKITPAHDFNDAEVGKRHQLPLINILTLDAHIRDLAEVFTSKGEVSEVYSDALPAEFHGLERYAARKAIVSALDELGLLDSVKDHDLTVPYGDRGGVPIEPMLTDQWYVRAAPLAEVATKAVEDGEIEFVPKQYENMYFSWMRDVQDWCISRQLWWGHRIPAWYDSEGKVYVGRDEAEVRATYKLGAEVALNQDEDVLDTWFSSALWTFSTQGWPEKTPDLATFHPSSVLVTGFDIIFFWVARMIMMTMHFIKDENGKPQVPFKTVYVTGLIRDENGDKMSKSKGNVLDPLDMIDGIDLESLVTKRTGNMMQPKLAAKIEKDTRTTFAEGIEAHGTDALRFTLAAMASTGRDINWDMRRLDGYRSFCNKLWNASRYVLMSTEDQDCGFNSGASAGELSYSLADRWIQAQLQVTITEVREALDSYRFDRAANALYEFIWHQFCDWYLELTKPVLWHGSESEQRATRKTLIEVLETLLRLAHPIMPYITEEIWQRVAPLANRAGDSIMLAAYPEADASLEDADAMADLEWVKRFIVSIRNLRAEMNLAPSKALSVLLRPAGDDGRRATDNEAFLKAMAKLDAITHLSPDEEAPTSTKQLIGETELLLPMAGLIDKDAELARLGKELDKVKGEIKRIEGKLNNAGFVAKAPAAVVAVEQGKLDDYQAALTKLIAQQEQIANL; encoded by the coding sequence ATGGAAAAAACATTTAATCCCACGGCTATTGAACAAGCCATGTATCAGCAATGGGAAAACAAGGGCTACTTTAAGCCTCATGGCGACACCAGCAAACCTGCTTACAGTATTATGATACCGCCACCGAACGTGACCGGCAGCCTGCACATGGGCCATGCGTTTCAAGACACCATCATGGACACCCTGATTCGCTATCAGCGTATGCAGGGCAAAAACACCTTATGGCAAGTGGGCACCGACCACGCGGGCATCGCCACGCAAATGGTGGTTGAGCGCAAGATCGCCGCAGAAGAAGACAAAACCCGCCACGATTACGGCCGTGAAGCCTTTATCGAAAAAATTTGGGACTGGAAAAAAGAGTCCGGCGGCACTATCACCCAACAGTTACGTCGCTTAGGCACCTCTGTGGATTGGGAGCGTGAGCGCTTTACCATGGATGACGGTTTATCGAACGCAGTTAAAGAAGTGTTCGTACAGCTTTACGAAGAAGACCTGATTTATCGCGGCAAACGCTTAGTGAACTGGGATCCGAAACTTAATACCGCCATCTCAGATCTCGAAGTGGAAAACCGCGAAATGAAAGGCCACATGTGGCACTTTCGTTATCCATTAGCCGATGGCGCGACCACGGCTGACGGCAAAGACTACCTAGTAGTCGCCACCACGCGTCCCGAAACCATGCTCGGCGATACCGCAGTGGCAGTAAACCCCAAAGATCCGCGCTATCAGAGCCTGATTGGTAAGTTTATCGACTTACCATTAGTGGGCCGCCGCATTGCGATTGTGGGCGACGATCACGCCGACATGGAAAAAGGCACCGGTTGCGTAAAAATCACCCCCGCCCACGACTTTAATGATGCGGAAGTGGGCAAGCGCCATCAGCTGCCACTAATCAACATTCTGACCTTAGATGCACACATTCGCGACTTGGCGGAAGTGTTCACCAGTAAAGGCGAAGTCAGTGAGGTGTATTCAGATGCCCTGCCTGCTGAGTTTCACGGCTTAGAGCGCTATGCAGCCCGCAAAGCCATCGTGAGCGCACTGGACGAGTTAGGCTTGCTGGATAGCGTGAAAGATCACGACTTAACCGTGCCTTACGGGGATCGCGGTGGCGTGCCTATTGAGCCGATGCTGACCGACCAATGGTATGTGCGCGCAGCACCCTTGGCCGAAGTGGCCACTAAAGCCGTAGAAGACGGTGAAATTGAGTTTGTGCCTAAGCAATACGAGAATATGTATTTCTCGTGGATGCGCGACGTACAAGACTGGTGTATCTCTCGCCAGTTATGGTGGGGCCATCGTATTCCCGCCTGGTACGACAGCGAGGGCAAAGTCTACGTCGGTCGCGATGAAGCCGAAGTGCGCGCTACTTATAAGCTGGGCGCCGAGGTTGCACTGAATCAAGACGAAGACGTGCTCGATACTTGGTTTAGCTCGGCACTGTGGACCTTCTCGACTCAAGGCTGGCCTGAAAAAACGCCGGACTTGGCGACTTTTCATCCGAGCAGCGTGTTAGTCACCGGCTTTGATATTATTTTCTTCTGGGTGGCTCGCATGATCATGATGACCATGCACTTCATTAAAGATGAAAATGGTAAGCCGCAAGTACCCTTTAAAACCGTGTACGTGACCGGCCTGATCCGTGATGAAAACGGCGATAAAATGTCAAAATCTAAGGGTAACGTACTGGATCCTTTAGATATGATTGACGGTATCGACCTTGAGTCGTTAGTGACCAAGCGTACCGGCAATATGATGCAGCCAAAACTGGCCGCAAAAATCGAAAAAGATACCCGTACTACTTTTGCTGAAGGCATTGAAGCCCACGGTACCGATGCGCTGCGCTTTACCTTGGCGGCCATGGCCTCTACCGGTCGTGACATCAACTGGGATATGCGTCGTTTAGACGGTTATCGCAGCTTTTGTAATAAGCTGTGGAACGCCTCCCGCTACGTGTTGATGAGCACCGAAGATCAAGACTGCGGCTTTAACTCTGGCGCAAGTGCCGGCGAGCTGAGCTATTCGTTGGCGGATCGTTGGATCCAAGCCCAGCTGCAAGTGACCATCACCGAAGTGCGTGAAGCCCTAGACAGCTATCGCTTCGACCGCGCCGCCAATGCGCTCTATGAGTTCATCTGGCACCAGTTCTGTGACTGGTACTTAGAGCTGACCAAGCCAGTACTGTGGCACGGTTCAGAGTCCGAGCAGCGCGCCACGCGCAAGACCTTGATTGAAGTGCTGGAAACGCTGCTGCGCTTAGCACACCCAATCATGCCCTACATCACCGAAGAGATTTGGCAGCGTGTAGCACCTTTGGCCAACCGTGCTGGCGACAGCATTATGCTGGCCGCCTACCCAGAAGCGGATGCCAGCCTGGAAGATGCTGATGCCATGGCAGATCTGGAATGGGTGAAGCGCTTTATCGTCTCTATTCGTAACTTGCGTGCCGAGATGAACCTTGCGCCAAGCAAAGCCTTATCTGTGCTGTTACGCCCTGCCGGTGACGACGGTCGCCGCGCCACGGACAACGAAGCCTTCTTAAAGGCCATGGCCAAGCTAGACGCTATTACTCATTTAAGCCCAGATGAAGAAGCACCGACTTCCACCAAACAGTTAATTGGTGAGACCGAATTGCTGCTACCCATGGCTGGCTTAATTGATAAAGATGCAGAATTAGCACGCTTAGGCAAAGAGCTGGATAAAGTTAAGGGTGAAATCAAGCGTATCGAAGGCAAGCTGAACAATGCCGGCTTCGTGGCTAAAGCACCCGCCGCCGTAGTGGCGGTTGAGCAAGGTAAACTTGATGATTACCAAGCCGCTTTAACTAAGCTGATTGCCCAACAAGAGCAAATTGCTAACTTGTAA
- a CDS encoding DNA polymerase III subunit chi produces MSQGCFYLLPESATPESTVEWVCKLTTDFYRQGLGVFIHAQDQPQAEALDEALWQQPADGFIAHNLQGEGPPQGAQVIIGWQPPKNGRAVLINLAPTAPDFARRFNQLVDFVPADDAGKQQARERFKVYRQAGFTLITAPVPSQTQDE; encoded by the coding sequence ATGAGCCAAGGCTGTTTTTATTTGCTGCCAGAATCCGCAACGCCGGAGTCGACGGTCGAGTGGGTGTGTAAACTGACCACCGACTTCTATCGCCAAGGGCTGGGGGTGTTTATTCACGCCCAAGATCAGCCCCAAGCCGAGGCGCTGGACGAGGCGCTCTGGCAGCAGCCAGCCGATGGCTTTATTGCCCACAATCTGCAAGGCGAAGGTCCACCCCAAGGGGCGCAGGTCATCATCGGCTGGCAGCCCCCAAAAAATGGCCGTGCAGTATTGATCAATCTGGCGCCCACGGCGCCAGATTTTGCGCGCCGCTTTAACCAACTCGTGGACTTTGTGCCCGCAGATGACGCAGGCAAACAACAAGCGCGCGAGCGCTTTAAAGTTTATCGTCAGGCAGGTTTTACGCTTATAACCGCCCCCGTCCCTTCCCAAACTCAAGACGAATAA
- the pepA gene encoding leucyl aminopeptidase → MEFSVKSGSPEKQRSACIVVGVFEPRRLSPVAEQLDKISDGYLSALLRRGDLEGKAGQMLLLHQVPGVLSERVLLVGCGKERELDERQYKQIIRNTINTLNDTGSMEAVCFLTELHVKGRDTYWKVRQAVETTKASLYSFDQFKTNKAEPRRPLRKMVFNVPTRRELPIGERAVAHGLAVARGVRVCRDVANMPPNVCNPAYLASQARQLADAWDNITTRVIGEEEMAELGMNSYLAVARGSRNEAMMAVIEYKGHPDPDARPIVLVGKGLTFDAGGISLKPGEGMDEMKYDMGGAAAVLGTMQALAELQLPINVVAVLAGCENMPDGNAYRPGDILTSMSGQTIEVLNTDAEGRLVLCDALTFVERYEPEVVVDVATLTGACIVALGHHTSALLANHNPLAHELLNASEQAGDRAWRLPMGDEYNEQLESPFADMANIGGRAAGAITAACFLARFTKKYQWAHLDVAGTAWVSGKNKGATGRPVPLLTQFLLNRAGVNNIEE, encoded by the coding sequence ATGGAGTTCAGTGTTAAAAGTGGTAGCCCCGAGAAACAGCGTAGTGCCTGTATCGTGGTCGGCGTGTTTGAACCCCGCCGTCTGTCTCCGGTAGCCGAACAGCTGGATAAAATCAGCGACGGTTACTTGAGTGCCCTGTTACGCCGCGGCGATCTGGAAGGCAAAGCCGGCCAGATGTTACTGCTACATCAAGTACCAGGCGTGCTCAGCGAGCGCGTGTTGCTAGTCGGTTGTGGCAAAGAGCGTGAACTAGACGAGCGTCAGTATAAACAAATTATTCGCAACACCATTAATACGCTTAACGACACAGGTTCAATGGAAGCAGTGTGCTTTTTAACCGAGCTGCACGTCAAGGGTAGAGATACTTATTGGAAAGTGCGCCAAGCGGTAGAAACCACCAAAGCCAGCCTGTATAGCTTTGATCAGTTTAAGACCAATAAAGCCGAACCGCGCCGTCCTTTGCGCAAAATGGTGTTTAACGTGCCCACCCGTCGCGAGCTGCCCATTGGCGAACGTGCCGTAGCACACGGCTTAGCCGTGGCCCGTGGCGTAAGAGTCTGTCGTGATGTGGCGAATATGCCGCCTAACGTCTGTAATCCCGCCTATTTGGCCTCACAGGCGCGCCAGCTGGCGGATGCTTGGGACAACATTACCACCCGCGTGATTGGCGAAGAAGAAATGGCCGAGCTGGGCATGAATTCTTATCTGGCCGTAGCCCGAGGCTCACGCAATGAAGCCATGATGGCGGTCATTGAATATAAAGGTCATCCAGACCCAGATGCACGCCCTATCGTATTAGTGGGCAAAGGCCTAACCTTTGATGCGGGCGGTATTTCACTGAAACCCGGCGAAGGCATGGATGAAATGAAGTACGACATGGGTGGTGCCGCCGCCGTGCTAGGCACCATGCAAGCATTGGCCGAACTGCAATTGCCCATTAACGTGGTGGCGGTGTTGGCCGGTTGTGAAAACATGCCTGACGGCAATGCTTATCGCCCGGGTGATATTCTGACCAGCATGTCTGGCCAAACCATTGAAGTGTTAAACACAGACGCCGAAGGCCGCTTGGTATTGTGTGACGCCCTGACCTTTGTCGAGCGTTATGAGCCAGAAGTGGTGGTGGATGTCGCGACCTTGACGGGTGCTTGCATCGTGGCCTTGGGCCACCACACCTCGGCGCTGTTGGCCAATCACAATCCGCTGGCCCATGAGCTGCTGAATGCCTCCGAGCAAGCAGGCGATCGCGCTTGGCGTCTGCCAATGGGTGATGAGTATAACGAGCAGTTAGAAAGCCCGTTTGCCGACATGGCCAATATCGGCGGTCGCGCCGCGGGTGCCATTACTGCCGCCTGTTTCTTGGCTCGCTTCACCAAAAAGTACCAGTGGGCGCACTTAGATGTAGCCGGTACCGCTTGGGTGAGCGGCAAGAATAAAGGCGCCACCGGTCGTCCGGTGCCCTTGTTGACCCAGTTTTTATTGAACCGGGCCGGCGTTAACAATATCGAAGAGTGA